Proteins from a genomic interval of Streptomyces sp. NBC_01445:
- a CDS encoding ABC transporter ATP-binding protein, translating to MSAQAEQATHGTPILAARGLIKSYGKSEALRGASIDLRAGEILAVTGTSGSGKSTLLHCLAGIVRPDKGSVSYGDEQLDRLHEERLSELRRTDFGVVFQFGQLIPELTALDNVALPLLLAGTSRSAAHARADEWLERFGVRGQAALRPGEMSGGQSQRVALARALVTGPRIVFADEPTGALDSLAGEQVMTALARTARETGATVVLITHDAQVAAYADREVQLHDGTVQEQATVSGAVRHDV from the coding sequence ATGAGCGCGCAAGCCGAGCAGGCGACGCACGGGACACCGATCCTCGCCGCCCGCGGCCTGATCAAGTCGTACGGGAAGAGCGAGGCCCTGCGTGGCGCCTCCATCGACCTGCGTGCCGGCGAGATCCTCGCCGTCACGGGCACCAGCGGCAGCGGTAAGTCGACACTCCTGCACTGCCTCGCCGGAATCGTCCGGCCCGACAAGGGCTCGGTGTCGTACGGCGACGAACAGCTCGACCGGCTCCACGAGGAGCGGCTCAGCGAGCTGCGGCGCACGGACTTCGGCGTCGTCTTCCAGTTCGGGCAGCTCATCCCGGAACTGACGGCGCTCGACAACGTGGCGCTGCCGCTGCTGCTCGCCGGTACGTCGCGCTCCGCCGCGCACGCGCGAGCCGATGAGTGGCTCGAGCGGTTCGGCGTGCGCGGCCAGGCGGCGCTGCGTCCCGGCGAGATGAGCGGCGGCCAGTCCCAACGGGTCGCGCTGGCACGTGCGTTGGTGACGGGGCCGCGCATCGTCTTCGCCGACGAGCCCACCGGCGCACTCGACTCCCTCGCCGGTGAACAGGTCATGACGGCCCTGGCCCGCACGGCCCGCGAGACCGGCGCCACGGTCGTCCTGATCACGCACGACGCCCAGGTCGCGGCCTACGCGGACCGTGAGGTGCAACTGCACGACGGGACGGTCCAGGAGCAGGCCACGGTGTCCGGGGCGGTGCGCCATGACGTCTGA
- a CDS encoding FtsX-like permease family protein — MLLTRGSDRREWWRISLTALGAFAATGFALLAVALGSLRGWVHFPYWHGLLNGEGERRGLVTALLLLLIPVLGFLGQCARIGAVHRDRRLAALRLAGAGPRQVRRIATLESGLACLAGSLLALAAFCVAVLLLGRVPDPIAWAGFAAVVVLIPVLAAAVSRFALRHVVASPLGHVRRVRPRRGPGALLGLFAPAALVVAGAALLSLRGLQSGVTAFPLFVFAAVVLTGAGSVWVAGAAAKVIGRRLADRTGNPTVLIAAERLRDDPWAAARTHAALLLVTVVGVGFVGVREILVAGLDRQQREGTLGDRGFYTAGINLAGGAVLIALVISLAGLAVGTAESLSTRRRTLAAQAAAGVPHRVLARTLLLETALPLAPALVLAGIGGTAVYVAYGSFVGEGIPLVLPLLVPFAVYGACLAAAATSLPLLRRSLHPSELRVA, encoded by the coding sequence ATGCTGCTCACCCGGGGTTCGGACCGCCGCGAGTGGTGGCGGATCTCGCTCACGGCGCTCGGCGCGTTCGCGGCGACGGGGTTCGCCCTGCTCGCGGTCGCGCTCGGTTCCCTTCGCGGCTGGGTCCACTTCCCGTACTGGCATGGCCTCCTGAACGGGGAGGGGGAGCGCCGCGGTCTCGTCACGGCGCTCCTCCTGCTGCTCATTCCGGTGCTCGGATTCCTCGGGCAGTGCGCCCGTATTGGCGCCGTGCACCGCGACCGGCGCCTTGCCGCGCTGCGGCTCGCGGGGGCCGGGCCGCGGCAGGTGCGGCGGATCGCGACGCTCGAGTCGGGACTCGCCTGCCTCGCCGGTTCGCTGCTCGCCCTCGCCGCCTTCTGTGTGGCCGTGCTGCTGCTCGGCCGTGTCCCCGACCCGATCGCCTGGGCCGGTTTCGCCGCCGTCGTCGTACTGATCCCCGTTCTGGCCGCCGCGGTCAGCCGGTTCGCGCTGCGCCACGTCGTGGCATCGCCGCTCGGTCATGTGCGTCGGGTACGGCCGCGGCGGGGTCCCGGTGCGCTGCTCGGGCTGTTCGCCCCGGCCGCGCTGGTCGTCGCGGGCGCCGCACTCCTGTCCCTGCGTGGCCTGCAGTCGGGGGTCACCGCGTTCCCGCTGTTCGTGTTCGCCGCGGTGGTCCTCACCGGTGCCGGATCCGTGTGGGTCGCGGGCGCCGCCGCCAAGGTGATCGGCCGCAGGCTCGCGGACCGTACCGGGAACCCGACCGTCCTCATCGCGGCCGAGCGGCTGCGGGACGACCCGTGGGCCGCCGCCCGTACGCACGCGGCGCTGCTCCTGGTCACGGTGGTCGGCGTCGGTTTCGTCGGCGTACGGGAGATCCTCGTCGCCGGCCTGGACCGGCAGCAGCGCGAGGGCACCCTCGGGGACCGGGGGTTCTACACCGCCGGCATCAACCTCGCCGGAGGCGCCGTCCTGATCGCGCTCGTGATCAGCCTCGCCGGGCTCGCGGTGGGCACGGCCGAGTCGCTCTCCACCCGGCGCAGGACTCTCGCCGCGCAGGCCGCCGCGGGCGTGCCGCACCGGGTCCTGGCCCGCACGCTGCTCCTGGAGACGGCGCTGCCGCTGGCCCCTGCGCTCGTCCTTGCGGGCATCGGCGGGACGGCCGTGTACGTGGCGTACGGGAGTTTCGTCGGCGAGGGCATTCCGCTGGTGCTGCCGCTGCTCGTGCCCTTCGCCGTGTACGGCGCGTGCCTGGCGGCCGCCGCCACCTCCCTGCCGCTGCTGCGGCGCTCGCTCCACCCGTCGGAGCTGCGGGTCGCCTGA
- a CDS encoding PadR family transcriptional regulator: MSTRHVLLGLLAGGPSHGYDLKRRYDERFPQARPLAYGQVYTTLQRLVRDGLVEVEGTDSDGGPERTLYRSTTEGARELARWAGEITPPAPFVTNEIFAKVVVSILVDDTVDPATVLREQRAAHMARMRELTALKSDPGADLTTVLSADYALAHLDADLRWMTTTATRLTTLTAEVNAA; the protein is encoded by the coding sequence ATGAGCACCCGCCACGTCCTTCTCGGGCTGCTGGCTGGGGGTCCGAGCCATGGCTACGACCTCAAGCGGCGCTACGACGAACGCTTCCCACAGGCCCGCCCGCTGGCCTACGGGCAGGTCTACACGACCTTGCAACGCCTGGTGCGCGACGGCCTCGTCGAGGTCGAGGGCACCGACTCCGACGGTGGGCCCGAGCGCACGCTGTACCGGTCCACGACCGAAGGAGCGCGTGAACTCGCCCGATGGGCCGGGGAGATCACCCCGCCGGCGCCCTTCGTGACCAACGAGATCTTCGCCAAGGTCGTCGTGTCGATCCTGGTCGACGACACCGTGGACCCGGCCACCGTCCTGCGGGAGCAGCGGGCAGCCCACATGGCCCGGATGCGCGAACTCACGGCGCTCAAGTCCGACCCCGGAGCCGACCTCACCACGGTTCTCTCCGCCGACTACGCACTCGCCCACCTCGACGCCGACCTGCGGTGGATGACCACCACCGCCACCCGGCTCACCACCCTGACCGCGGAGGTCAACGCAGCATGA
- a CDS encoding ABC transporter ATP-binding protein, with amino-acid sequence MKLTAQGIESGYGSATVLRGVDLTVGDGEAVGVVGRNGMGKTTLLETLLGFIRPTAGTVHLGGEDITGRLPERTVGRGVAYGPQDEPVFAALSVEENIVAAKAGRIDPKRRSTVLELFPVLGTRLRQRAGTLSGGEQKMLVLARALLADPTLIVLDEITAGLQPSMVDTVVSALRWERQERGTGILLVEQNIDATLGVCDRVAVMKLGRLVAEEPAAEEAREHLLRLLAP; translated from the coding sequence ATGAAGCTGACGGCACAGGGCATCGAATCCGGTTACGGATCCGCCACCGTCCTCAGGGGGGTGGATCTGACCGTGGGCGACGGCGAGGCCGTCGGAGTCGTCGGCCGCAACGGCATGGGCAAGACAACGCTGCTCGAGACGCTCCTCGGCTTCATCCGGCCGACCGCGGGCACCGTGCATCTCGGCGGGGAGGACATCACCGGCCGGCTGCCGGAACGGACCGTGGGCCGAGGCGTGGCCTATGGCCCGCAGGACGAGCCGGTGTTCGCGGCGCTGAGCGTCGAGGAGAACATCGTCGCCGCCAAGGCCGGGCGCATCGACCCCAAGCGGCGATCGACCGTCCTCGAACTCTTCCCCGTCCTGGGCACACGTCTCCGTCAGCGCGCCGGCACCCTGTCCGGGGGCGAGCAGAAGATGCTCGTTCTTGCCCGCGCCCTGCTTGCCGACCCCACGCTCATCGTCCTGGACGAGATCACCGCGGGCCTGCAGCCGTCGATGGTGGACACCGTGGTCAGCGCCCTGCGCTGGGAACGCCAGGAACGCGGCACCGGCATCCTGCTCGTCGAGCAGAACATCGACGCGACCCTGGGAGTGTGCGACCGGGTCGCGGTCATGAAGCTCGGCCGCCTGGTGGCCGAGGAACCCGCCGCTGAGGAGGCTCGGGAGCACCTGCTCCGCCTGCTGGCACCGTGA
- a CDS encoding branched-chain amino acid ABC transporter permease, with protein sequence MTLLLDVLTAVGILTIVVLGLAIVLGVLDVINLAHTGFMAVGVYASVITHRAGWPFWTGILTGAAAAAVTGLVVEGLVIRRLYDRPLETILATWGISLIVIQALTLGFGHDNQAVGQPMATATSVAGTPYPTYRLLLILLAAALVVALALLMRFTRVGLTIRMVQSNQHLARALGIRVALIRAVTFVVGCALSGFAGAALGPTQAVTPNYALSLVATGFLAVLLAGGRLSGVVTSCLVLGVVQILFAHWASPVYSSTAVIAVAVVLLRIRPEGLTWRHA encoded by the coding sequence GTGACGCTCTTGCTCGACGTCCTGACAGCAGTCGGGATCCTCACCATCGTCGTCCTGGGCCTGGCCATCGTGCTGGGCGTACTGGATGTCATCAACCTCGCGCACACCGGCTTCATGGCGGTCGGCGTCTATGCCTCAGTGATCACGCACCGGGCGGGCTGGCCGTTCTGGACGGGCATCCTGACCGGTGCCGCCGCCGCGGCGGTCACCGGGCTCGTCGTCGAGGGCCTGGTCATCCGGCGCCTCTATGACCGCCCCCTGGAGACGATTCTCGCCACCTGGGGCATCTCCCTGATCGTCATTCAGGCCCTGACGCTGGGATTCGGACATGACAACCAGGCGGTCGGCCAGCCAATGGCCACGGCGACGTCCGTCGCCGGAACGCCGTACCCGACCTACCGGCTCCTGCTGATCCTGCTGGCAGCCGCGCTGGTCGTGGCGCTGGCACTGCTGATGCGTTTCACCAGGGTCGGCCTGACCATTCGCATGGTGCAGTCCAACCAGCACCTCGCCCGTGCGCTCGGTATCCGGGTCGCGCTCATCCGAGCCGTTACGTTCGTCGTCGGCTGCGCGCTCTCCGGCTTCGCCGGCGCCGCCCTGGGCCCCACCCAGGCAGTCACCCCCAACTACGCGCTCTCCCTGGTGGCCACCGGGTTCCTTGCGGTGCTGCTTGCCGGCGGAAGGCTGTCCGGGGTCGTGACCAGCTGCCTCGTCCTCGGGGTGGTGCAGATTCTCTTTGCGCACTGGGCCAGCCCCGTCTACAGCTCCACGGCGGTCATCGCGGTCGCCGTCGTTCTCCTGCGTATCCGACCCGAGGGGTTGACATGGCGTCACGCCTGA
- a CDS encoding branched-chain amino acid ABC transporter ATP-binding protein/permease, giving the protein MASRLTFNGRLSAAGALVAVLVFVVLGQVVGEYDVSLLTVAFIYGISAVSLDLVWGYVGAPDLGHGLWFGIGALTVGAMTTTTDSTGLVISVQDEPWRYAVSLLLGIAIAAAVAGVVGRFAFSAKGSPFYIAVVTLALTTAATTLYSQFPTVTGGENGLFGFNPLTITTRAWYYLTLAALVLVTAGALILVRSDVGLLLRAVRDNEVRTRYLGYSVENVKTVTFMGGAGLAAFAGGLMALATGLVAADLFTFLFATQMMVWVAVGGRATIIGPVIGAIGLQLLGARLSGSFPTQWSLIQGLLFVLVVVFTPSGILPPLTRAFGRLLRRDARADEREIVPETTAPAPLPDKSPVISVSGLEFGYGSLQVLRGVDLKVQRGELLCVVGPNGAGKSTLVSVLADGNLSARGTVHYDLGAHTVDRRPPAHRLARRGVSRKFQSPQLFESLSAAETVLLARKAGRLPSFWRRSRRIPTSPAVLDVLEAMGLQGRDHEKSTSLAHGLKQGLEIAASVASRPQVLLLDEPTAGLTHNERAVVGTVLQRLARGGMTIILIEHDLDFVNRIADRVVVLHEGRIIEDGTPAEVSNSDVVREAYLGTVA; this is encoded by the coding sequence ATGGCGTCACGCCTGACCTTCAACGGCCGACTCTCGGCCGCCGGCGCACTTGTCGCCGTGCTCGTGTTCGTGGTGCTCGGCCAGGTCGTCGGTGAATACGACGTCAGCCTGCTCACCGTCGCCTTCATCTACGGCATATCCGCCGTCAGCCTCGACCTCGTCTGGGGTTACGTCGGCGCGCCCGACCTGGGACACGGCCTGTGGTTCGGCATCGGCGCCCTCACGGTGGGTGCCATGACCACGACGACCGACAGCACCGGTCTAGTCATCTCGGTACAGGACGAGCCCTGGCGCTACGCCGTTTCCCTGCTCCTCGGCATCGCCATCGCCGCCGCGGTCGCCGGCGTGGTGGGGCGCTTCGCCTTCTCGGCCAAGGGATCCCCGTTCTACATCGCGGTCGTCACCCTGGCCCTGACCACCGCTGCCACCACGCTCTACTCACAATTTCCCACCGTCACCGGTGGCGAGAACGGACTGTTCGGCTTCAATCCCCTCACGATCACCACCCGCGCCTGGTACTACCTCACCCTGGCGGCGCTCGTGCTGGTCACCGCGGGTGCGCTCATCCTGGTCCGCAGCGATGTCGGCCTGCTGTTGCGGGCAGTCAGGGACAACGAGGTTCGCACCCGCTACCTCGGCTACAGCGTGGAGAACGTCAAGACCGTGACGTTCATGGGCGGCGCGGGCCTGGCCGCCTTCGCGGGTGGGCTGATGGCGCTCGCCACCGGACTGGTGGCCGCCGACCTGTTCACCTTCCTGTTCGCCACGCAGATGATGGTGTGGGTGGCGGTCGGCGGACGCGCCACCATCATCGGCCCGGTGATCGGTGCCATCGGCCTGCAACTGCTCGGGGCGCGCCTGTCGGGGAGTTTCCCCACGCAGTGGTCGCTGATCCAGGGCCTGCTGTTCGTGCTCGTCGTGGTGTTCACGCCCAGCGGCATCCTGCCGCCGCTCACCCGCGCGTTCGGTCGGCTGCTGAGACGAGATGCCCGGGCCGACGAGCGCGAGATCGTCCCCGAGACCACCGCGCCCGCACCGCTCCCGGACAAGTCTCCCGTCATATCGGTTTCCGGCCTCGAGTTCGGATACGGGAGCCTTCAGGTGCTGCGTGGTGTGGACCTGAAAGTGCAGCGGGGCGAACTGCTCTGCGTCGTCGGCCCGAACGGAGCCGGCAAGTCGACGCTGGTGTCCGTGCTCGCCGATGGCAACCTGTCCGCCCGGGGCACCGTGCACTACGACCTCGGCGCACACACTGTGGACCGCCGTCCCCCGGCGCACCGCCTCGCGCGCCGGGGAGTGAGCCGCAAGTTCCAGTCGCCGCAGCTGTTCGAAAGCCTTTCGGCGGCCGAGACGGTCCTGCTCGCCCGCAAGGCAGGCAGACTGCCCTCCTTCTGGCGACGGAGCCGACGCATCCCCACCTCTCCAGCGGTGCTCGACGTTCTTGAGGCCATGGGCCTACAGGGGCGGGACCATGAGAAGAGCACGTCGCTGGCACACGGGCTCAAACAGGGACTGGAGATCGCCGCCTCGGTTGCCTCCCGCCCCCAGGTGCTGCTGCTCGACGAACCCACTGCCGGGCTCACCCACAACGAACGGGCGGTCGTGGGAACGGTGTTGCAACGCCTTGCAAGGGGAGGCATGACGATCATCCTCATCGAGCACGACCTGGACTTCGTCAACCGGATCGCCGACCGTGTTGTCGTCCTGCACGAGGGCCGGATCATCGAGGACGGCACTCCCGCCGAGGTCAGCAACTCCGATGTGGTCCGTGAGGCCTACCTCGGGACGGTGGCGTGA
- a CDS encoding ABC transporter substrate-binding protein yields MARLIRHGRRPIAVLAMSSAMALALSACGTHPSAGSPSGSADSYKVGFILQLSGAGSVYADHAQAGSKAGFEDVNKHNKAGVRFTSMVADAGADARSANTACSRLIQQQKAQAIVAFIPGPQLLACNALAKRLDIPLLSLSSGAGNICAWNLTSLGLVPNQQTLPAIDELVAEGKKRWYFLGANYSTPKASIGTAKEHLTKLGGTVVGTAYEPSGTADFSQDIANIVKARPDVAFLNVIGDDDVALQKQWAADPRTKGITRVDVLLGEGTAKALGAAAEGIWSSSIYFAAIKGNGNDAFKELAERSGLKGAPDVNAYVSYMQVQALAAAVKQSGADGRDVIKALRHTDIDGPVGALKSMNSFSYQPVYLAQARSDGTFTIRKKSDPIPPKLACQG; encoded by the coding sequence ATGGCCCGACTCATCCGACACGGACGGCGACCGATCGCCGTGCTTGCCATGTCGAGCGCCATGGCGCTCGCCCTGTCCGCCTGCGGAACGCACCCGTCGGCCGGTTCGCCGAGCGGCTCCGCCGACTCGTACAAGGTTGGCTTCATCCTGCAACTGTCCGGAGCGGGTTCCGTCTACGCGGACCACGCCCAAGCCGGCAGCAAGGCCGGCTTCGAAGATGTCAACAAGCACAACAAGGCCGGCGTCCGGTTCACCTCCATGGTGGCCGACGCAGGTGCGGACGCACGCAGCGCCAACACCGCCTGCAGCCGGCTCATCCAGCAGCAGAAGGCACAGGCAATCGTCGCCTTCATACCGGGCCCACAACTGCTGGCCTGCAACGCCCTCGCGAAGCGGCTCGACATCCCGCTGCTGAGCCTGTCGTCCGGTGCAGGCAACATCTGCGCCTGGAACCTCACGAGCCTCGGGCTGGTGCCCAACCAGCAGACGCTGCCCGCCATCGACGAACTCGTCGCCGAGGGCAAGAAGAGGTGGTACTTCCTCGGCGCCAACTACTCCACGCCGAAGGCCTCCATCGGGACGGCCAAGGAGCATCTGACCAAGCTGGGCGGCACCGTCGTCGGTACCGCTTACGAGCCCAGCGGCACCGCCGACTTCTCCCAGGACATCGCCAACATCGTCAAGGCCCGCCCCGACGTCGCCTTCCTCAACGTGATCGGTGACGACGACGTCGCCCTTCAGAAGCAGTGGGCGGCCGACCCTCGCACCAAGGGCATCACGCGGGTGGACGTGCTACTCGGCGAGGGCACGGCCAAGGCCTTGGGCGCCGCTGCCGAGGGAATCTGGTCGTCCAGCATCTACTTCGCCGCCATCAAGGGAAACGGCAACGACGCCTTCAAGGAACTGGCCGAGCGAAGCGGTCTCAAGGGCGCGCCGGACGTCAACGCATATGTGTCGTACATGCAGGTGCAGGCACTCGCCGCCGCGGTCAAGCAGTCCGGGGCCGATGGGCGGGACGTCATCAAGGCGCTCCGGCACACAGACATTGACGGCCCGGTCGGCGCCCTCAAGTCCATGAACTCCTTCAGCTACCAGCCGGTGTACCTGGCGCAGGCGCGGTCCGACGGCACCTTCACCATCCGCAAGAAGTCCGACCCGATCCCCCCGAAGCTTGCCTGCCAGGGCTGA
- a CDS encoding 2-hydroxyacyl-CoA dehydratase family protein, which yields MRSLQHLLTVYESRNDPLPAEVQSRPVVACVGVDVPAEVLTAAGFVPFRLAGRPDRHEAAEPYCGPGIDRLAVSQLARLLEGDAARTAGLVMSADTEGSVRLFLYLREIQRLQPRATVPRFTFFDLVHLPQRTSAAYNRTRLDQLVEEISSWAGRPVTDDRLRTAAELHDRVRELIRTVGTRLRSGPGGPRLTGAQALAVIGAAFLTTPEHWCEAVERLLDDVGRLPALPGTRVFLTGCDHDHPDAYEAIESLGCVIVGEDHSWGALAGEASVGPAYDIRSALVRAGALQAPAAAGHSAAVRAAQTARMAAACGADLVVAWARCHDDAPPWDVPAQREALQAVGIPMFAVPAQRYGEERNENVRSLLEPALRRPARAAGVTR from the coding sequence TTGAGATCACTGCAGCATCTCCTCACGGTCTACGAGTCCCGGAACGACCCCTTGCCCGCCGAGGTGCAAAGCCGCCCCGTGGTCGCCTGCGTCGGTGTGGACGTGCCCGCCGAGGTGCTCACCGCCGCGGGATTCGTCCCGTTCCGGCTGGCCGGCCGCCCGGATCGGCACGAGGCAGCCGAGCCGTACTGCGGGCCCGGAATCGACCGGCTTGCGGTGTCGCAACTCGCCCGTCTCCTCGAGGGCGACGCCGCAAGGACCGCCGGTCTGGTGATGTCCGCCGACACCGAAGGGTCTGTGCGGCTCTTTCTGTACCTGCGCGAGATCCAACGTCTTCAGCCCCGCGCCACGGTGCCCCGGTTCACGTTCTTCGACCTCGTCCACCTCCCGCAGCGAACCTCGGCCGCCTACAACCGGACGCGCCTCGACCAGCTGGTCGAGGAGATCAGCAGCTGGGCCGGCCGGCCCGTCACCGACGACCGGCTGCGGACCGCCGCCGAACTCCACGACCGGGTGCGGGAGCTGATCCGGACGGTCGGCACCCGGCTGCGCAGCGGCCCCGGTGGCCCGCGCCTGACCGGAGCCCAGGCCCTGGCGGTGATCGGAGCGGCTTTCCTCACGACGCCCGAGCACTGGTGCGAGGCCGTGGAGCGGCTGCTCGACGACGTCGGCCGACTGCCGGCGCTGCCGGGCACTCGCGTATTCCTGACCGGCTGCGATCACGACCACCCGGATGCCTACGAGGCCATCGAGTCGCTGGGCTGCGTGATCGTCGGCGAGGACCACAGTTGGGGAGCCCTCGCCGGCGAGGCAAGCGTCGGACCCGCGTACGACATCCGCAGTGCTCTCGTCCGGGCCGGGGCCCTGCAAGCGCCCGCCGCCGCGGGTCACAGCGCCGCCGTACGCGCCGCGCAGACGGCGCGCATGGCCGCCGCGTGCGGCGCGGACCTGGTGGTGGCTTGGGCCCGCTGCCATGACGACGCGCCGCCGTGGGACGTCCCGGCCCAGCGCGAGGCCCTGCAAGCCGTCGGGATCCCGATGTTCGCCGTCCCTGCTCAGAGGTACGGCGAAGAAAGGAACGAGAACGTGCGCTCACTGCTGGAACCGGCGCTGCGCCGACCGGCCCGCGCCGCTGGGGTGACCCGGTGA
- a CDS encoding cytochrome P450 has product MNHSPRNNHSSADESRRDAHDFDPVRPGETFTSAHEEFAGLRARCPIARSQEYGGFWALLGYDDVLSVITDIEHFTTSQQNAIPKFAFTGVRPPLHLDPPDHMAYRRVINKFFTPPKMRDLAPKVRSAAVELLAPLIDRGWTDVCKDYAHQFPAHVFAHFFNLSVETSTLIKQVSGTYVDAIQVLDHETVKKLSRRLYEIAQSVIDERRAHLHDPEEDLTAALLDAEYQGAPLPADMVLGCVRQLIVTGMVAPSVFIGNMFVHLSKDQELQDHLRDRPEDIPAAVEEFLRLYSPYRGMARTAREDVRLGGQLIRKDDPVALVYTSANRDHRVFPDGDAFVLHRPNIARHISFGRGTHSCPGAPLARMMMITTLEEALTRSAGFQLTGSPEMAIWAEWGTRSVPLDFVRA; this is encoded by the coding sequence GTGAACCACAGCCCCCGCAACAACCATTCAAGCGCCGACGAGAGCCGCCGCGACGCCCACGACTTCGATCCCGTGCGGCCAGGGGAGACCTTCACCAGCGCCCACGAGGAGTTCGCCGGGCTGCGGGCCCGCTGCCCGATCGCCCGCAGCCAGGAGTACGGCGGATTCTGGGCGCTGCTGGGCTACGACGACGTGCTCTCGGTGATCACGGACATCGAGCACTTCACGACGTCACAACAGAACGCAATACCGAAGTTCGCGTTCACCGGGGTGCGGCCACCGCTGCATCTTGACCCGCCGGACCACATGGCGTACCGGCGCGTCATCAACAAGTTCTTCACCCCGCCGAAGATGCGTGACCTTGCCCCCAAGGTCCGCTCCGCAGCAGTCGAACTCCTCGCCCCGCTCATCGACCGGGGCTGGACGGACGTGTGCAAGGACTACGCGCACCAGTTCCCCGCCCACGTCTTCGCCCACTTCTTCAACCTGTCCGTCGAGACCTCGACCCTGATCAAGCAAGTCAGCGGCACCTACGTCGACGCCATCCAGGTCCTCGACCACGAGACGGTGAAGAAGCTCAGCCGGCGGCTCTACGAGATCGCCCAGTCGGTCATCGACGAGCGACGGGCCCATCTGCACGATCCCGAGGAGGATCTCACCGCCGCGCTCCTCGACGCCGAATACCAGGGCGCACCACTGCCCGCCGACATGGTGCTCGGCTGCGTCCGGCAGCTCATCGTCACCGGGATGGTGGCGCCCAGTGTCTTCATCGGCAACATGTTCGTGCACCTGAGCAAAGACCAGGAACTACAGGATCACCTGCGCGACCGGCCGGAGGACATTCCCGCCGCGGTGGAGGAGTTCCTCCGGCTCTACTCGCCTTACCGGGGCATGGCCCGCACTGCGCGTGAGGACGTGAGGCTGGGCGGGCAGCTCATTCGCAAGGACGACCCCGTGGCCCTCGTCTACACCTCGGCGAACCGGGACCACCGGGTGTTCCCCGACGGAGACGCCTTTGTCCTGCACCGGCCCAATATCGCCAGGCACATCTCCTTCGGCCGAGGCACGCACAGCTGCCCCGGCGCGCCCCTCGCCCGGATGATGATGATCACGACGCTGGAAGAGGCCCTCACTCGCAGCGCCGGCTTCCAACTCACCGGATCTCCCGAAATGGCCATATGGGCCGAGTGGGGTACCCGTTCCGTGCCGCTCGATTTCGTCCGCGCCTGA